The following are encoded in a window of Pseudomonas multiresinivorans genomic DNA:
- a CDS encoding adenine phosphoribosyltransferase: MILNPLDLKSVIRAVPDFPKPGVMFRDITPLFQSPRALRFVADSFIQRYVEADFTHIGAMDARGFLIGSIIAYELNKPLVLFRKRGKLPADVLAQAYETEYGEALLEVHADSLCEGDSVLIFDDLIATGGTLLAAAQLVRRMGASVFEAAAIIDLPELGGSTKLNDAQIPTYSLTAFALDEA, encoded by the coding sequence ATGATCCTCAACCCACTCGACCTGAAGTCCGTGATCCGTGCCGTTCCCGACTTTCCCAAGCCCGGCGTCATGTTCCGCGACATAACCCCGCTGTTCCAGTCGCCGCGAGCCCTGCGCTTCGTCGCCGACAGCTTCATCCAGCGCTACGTCGAGGCCGACTTCACCCACATCGGCGCCATGGATGCGCGCGGCTTCCTGATCGGTTCGATCATCGCCTACGAACTTAACAAGCCCCTGGTGCTGTTCCGCAAGCGCGGCAAGCTGCCGGCCGACGTACTGGCCCAGGCCTACGAGACCGAGTACGGCGAAGCCCTGCTGGAAGTCCACGCCGACAGCCTGTGCGAAGGCGACAGCGTGCTGATCTTCGATGACCTGATCGCCACCGGCGGTACCCTGCTGGCCGCCGCCCAACTGGTACGCCGCATGGGCGCCAGCGTGTTCGAGGCCGCTGCGATCATCGACCTGCCCGAGCTGGGCGGTTCGACCAAGCTCAACGACGCACAGATTCCCACCTACAGCCTGACCGCCTTCGCCCTCGACGAAGCCTGA
- a CDS encoding cytochrome ubiquinol oxidase subunit I translates to MISEAVVDLSRLQFAMTAMYHFLFVPLTLGLAFLLAIMESVYVMTGKQVYKDMTQFWGKLFGINFALGVTTGLTMEFQFGTNWAYYSHYVGDIFGAPLAIEGLMAFFLESTFIGLFFFGWDRLSKVQHLSVTWLVALGSNLSALWILIANGWMQNPVGAEFNFQSMRMELTDFGALLFNPVAQVKFVHTVAAGYVTGAIFVLAISSYYLLKKRDQGFARRSFAIASAFGLASILSVIILGDESGYEIGDVQKTKLAAIEAEWETHPAPAGFTLIGLPNQEEQRTDYAIRIPYVLGLIATRSLDKEVTGIKDLLVQHEARIRNGMTAYALLQKLRGGDKSAATLAQFNQVKSDLGYGLLLKKYTPDVVDATEEQIRLATLDTIPDVFTLFFSFRIMVGCGFLMLALFACAFYASARKNEERKPWLLKWALWSLPLPWLAAQTGWYVAEHGRQPWSIGEVLPVHLSASSLSTGDVWGSLLALIAFYSLLLVVEMYLMIKFARLGPSSLHTGRYHFERDHAAGSGTATA, encoded by the coding sequence ATGATTTCCGAAGCCGTCGTAGACCTGTCGCGCCTGCAGTTCGCGATGACCGCCATGTACCATTTCCTGTTCGTGCCGCTGACCCTCGGCCTGGCCTTCCTGCTGGCGATCATGGAGTCGGTCTACGTGATGACCGGCAAGCAGGTGTACAAGGACATGACCCAGTTCTGGGGCAAGCTGTTCGGCATCAACTTCGCCCTGGGCGTCACCACCGGGCTGACCATGGAGTTCCAGTTCGGCACCAACTGGGCCTACTACTCCCACTACGTCGGTGACATCTTCGGCGCGCCGCTGGCCATCGAAGGGCTGATGGCCTTCTTCCTCGAATCGACCTTCATCGGCCTGTTCTTCTTTGGCTGGGACCGCCTGTCGAAGGTCCAGCACCTGTCGGTGACCTGGCTGGTCGCGCTGGGCTCGAACCTTTCGGCGCTGTGGATCCTGATCGCCAATGGCTGGATGCAGAACCCGGTGGGCGCGGAGTTCAACTTCCAGAGCATGCGCATGGAACTCACCGACTTCGGTGCGCTGCTATTCAACCCGGTGGCCCAGGTCAAGTTCGTCCATACCGTCGCCGCCGGCTACGTCACCGGGGCGATCTTCGTCCTCGCCATCTCCAGCTACTACCTGTTGAAGAAGCGCGACCAGGGCTTCGCCCGGCGCTCCTTCGCCATCGCCTCGGCCTTCGGCCTGGCCTCGATCCTCTCGGTGATCATCCTTGGCGACGAGTCGGGCTATGAGATCGGCGACGTGCAGAAGACCAAGCTGGCCGCCATCGAGGCGGAATGGGAAACCCACCCCGCTCCCGCCGGTTTCACGCTCATCGGGCTACCCAACCAGGAGGAGCAGCGCACCGACTACGCGATCAGGATCCCTTACGTGCTCGGCCTGATCGCCACTCGCTCACTGGACAAGGAGGTCACCGGGATCAAGGACCTCCTGGTGCAGCACGAGGCGCGCATCCGCAATGGCATGACCGCCTACGCCTTGCTGCAGAAACTGCGCGGCGGCGACAAGTCTGCGGCCACCCTGGCGCAGTTCAACCAGGTCAAGAGCGATCTCGGCTACGGTCTGCTGCTGAAGAAGTACACGCCCGATGTCGTCGACGCGACCGAAGAGCAGATCCGCCTGGCCACCCTCGACACCATCCCCGATGTGTTCACGCTGTTCTTCAGCTTCCGCATCATGGTCGGTTGCGGCTTCCTCATGCTCGCCCTGTTCGCCTGCGCGTTCTATGCCTCAGCGCGCAAGAACGAGGAGCGCAAGCCGTGGCTGCTCAAGTGGGCTTTGTGGAGCCTGCCGCTGCCCTGGCTGGCCGCGCAGACCGGCTGGTATGTGGCGGAGCACGGCCGCCAGCCCTGGTCCATCGGTGAGGTACTGCCGGTGCACCTGTCGGCTTCCAGCCTCAGTACCGGCGATGTCTGGGGCTCGCTGCTGGCACTGATCGCCTTCTACAGCCTGCTGCTGGTGGTGGAGATGTACCTGATGATCAAGTTCGCCCGCCTCGGCCCATCGAGCCTGCACACCGGCCGCTATCACTTCGAGCGCGACCATGCCGCCGGCAGCGGCACGGCCACGGCGTAA
- the anr gene encoding transcriptional regulator Anr, with protein sequence MAETIKVRALPQAHCKDCSLAPLCLPLSLNHSDMDALDEIVKRGRPLKKGEFLFRQGDAFGSVFAVRSGALKTFSITDGGEEQITGFHLPSELVGLSGMDTESYPVSAQALETTSVCEIPFERLDELSEQLPQLRRQLLRVMSREIRDDQQMMMLLSKKTADERIATFLVNLSARFRARGFSAQQFRLAMSRNEIGNYLGLAVETVSRVFTRFQQNGLIAAEGKEVHILDSIELCALAGGQLES encoded by the coding sequence ATGGCCGAAACCATCAAAGTGCGCGCATTGCCACAAGCGCACTGCAAGGATTGCAGCCTGGCTCCCCTCTGCCTGCCCCTGTCGCTGAACCACAGCGACATGGACGCCCTCGATGAAATCGTCAAGCGCGGCCGCCCCCTGAAGAAAGGCGAGTTCCTGTTCCGCCAGGGCGATGCCTTCGGCTCCGTCTTCGCAGTGCGCTCCGGCGCGCTGAAGACCTTCAGCATCACCGACGGCGGTGAAGAGCAGATCACCGGCTTCCACCTGCCCAGCGAGCTGGTCGGCCTGTCCGGCATGGACACCGAGAGCTACCCGGTATCGGCCCAGGCGCTGGAAACCACCTCGGTGTGCGAAATCCCCTTCGAACGCCTGGACGAACTCTCCGAGCAGCTGCCGCAACTGCGCCGCCAGCTGCTGCGCGTGATGAGCCGGGAAATCCGCGACGACCAGCAGATGATGATGCTGCTGTCGAAGAAGACCGCCGACGAACGCATCGCCACCTTCCTGGTGAACCTCTCCGCGCGCTTCCGTGCCCGCGGCTTCTCGGCCCAGCAGTTCCGCCTGGCCATGTCGCGCAACGAGATCGGCAACTACCTGGGCCTGGCGGTGGAAACCGTTTCCCGCGTGTTCACCCGCTTCCAGCAGAACGGCCTGATCGCCGCCGAAGGCAAGGAAGTGCACATCCTCGATTCCATCGAGCTGTGCGCACTGGCCGGGGGCCAGCTGGAAAGCTGA
- a CDS encoding GFA family protein, whose translation MLPLPLFGGCACGAVRYRVDAQPEETGYCHCRICQKSNAAPAVPWAVIPLTGFAYTAGELGMWRSSEDGERRFCVKCGTPMEFRVRDGETVGLNIVTLDEPERIEPQCHVWCSSQLSWFDTVDDLPRRSEG comes from the coding sequence ATGCTGCCTTTGCCCCTGTTCGGCGGCTGCGCCTGCGGCGCGGTGCGCTACCGCGTGGATGCGCAGCCCGAGGAAACCGGATACTGCCACTGCCGCATCTGCCAGAAATCCAACGCCGCGCCGGCGGTGCCCTGGGCGGTGATCCCGCTGACGGGGTTCGCCTATACCGCCGGCGAATTGGGAATGTGGCGCTCCAGTGAGGACGGCGAGCGGCGCTTCTGCGTGAAGTGCGGCACGCCTATGGAGTTCCGCGTGCGTGACGGTGAAACGGTGGGGCTGAACATCGTCACCCTGGACGAACCGGAGCGGATCGAGCCGCAGTGCCACGTATGGTGTTCCTCGCAGCTGTCGTGGTTCGACACGGTCGATGACCTGCCGCGGCGCTCCGAGGGTTGA
- a CDS encoding metal-dependent hydrolase — translation MNASTTPIRANFPVRRMDFTFSETPKYWWDGQPFMTHFMNNLSSLFPYGEKFFVDSVRAVRDRIQDPQLQKDVSAFIGQEAMHSKEHAAYNEYADEHGIDLETLELRIKVLLESISKVTTKKHQLAITCALEHFTATMAEQLLKREDLSGQMKSDKMYKLWMWHAVEENEHKAVAYDVYQQVYGGYFTRTAVMLLTTVIFLSVIAGFQINLLRRDGQLFNWRSWKHGLGVLLHPRRGYFVNLIRPWLDYFRPGFHPFDHDTKALETRWKEQLDFAG, via the coding sequence ATGAACGCCAGTACCACGCCGATTCGCGCCAACTTCCCGGTCCGCCGCATGGATTTCACCTTCAGTGAAACCCCGAAGTACTGGTGGGACGGGCAGCCCTTCATGACCCACTTCATGAACAACCTGTCCTCGCTGTTCCCCTACGGCGAGAAGTTCTTCGTCGACAGCGTGCGCGCGGTCCGCGACCGCATCCAGGATCCGCAGCTGCAGAAGGACGTCAGCGCCTTCATCGGCCAGGAAGCCATGCACTCCAAGGAGCACGCCGCCTACAACGAGTACGCCGACGAACACGGCATCGACCTGGAAACCCTGGAACTGCGCATCAAGGTGCTGCTCGAATCCATCAGCAAGGTCACCACCAAGAAGCATCAACTGGCGATCACCTGCGCTCTGGAACACTTCACCGCGACCATGGCCGAACAACTGCTCAAGCGTGAAGACCTGAGCGGCCAGATGAAGTCGGACAAGATGTACAAGCTGTGGATGTGGCATGCCGTCGAGGAGAACGAACACAAGGCGGTGGCCTACGATGTCTACCAGCAGGTCTACGGCGGCTACTTCACCCGCACCGCGGTGATGCTGCTGACCACTGTGATCTTCCTCAGCGTCATCGCCGGCTTCCAGATCAACCTGCTGCGCCGCGATGGCCAGCTCTTCAACTGGCGCAGCTGGAAGCATGGCCTGGGCGTGCTGCTACACCCGCGCCGCGGTTACTTCGTCAACCTGATCCGCCCCTGGCTGGACTATTTCCGCCCCGGCTTCCACCCCTTCGACCACGATACCAAGGCACTGGAAACCCGCTGGAAAGAGCAGTTGGACTTCGCCGGCTGA
- the cydP gene encoding cytochrome oxidase putative small subunit CydP, producing MPHQAPSPWKVPLVRELTIILLIKLTLLLIIKTVWFDQPTVPDDGSRVTSQHLLGDSRPSDAEKESAR from the coding sequence ATGCCCCACCAAGCCCCCTCCCCTTGGAAGGTCCCGCTCGTTCGTGAGCTGACCATCATCCTGCTGATCAAGCTGACCCTGCTACTGATCATCAAGACCGTCTGGTTCGACCAGCCCACCGTCCCCGACGACGGCTCCCGCGTCACCAGCCAGCACCTGCTCGGCGACAGCCGCCCGAGCGACGCCGAGAAGGAGAGCGCCCGATGA
- a CDS encoding acyl-CoA dehydrogenase family protein, whose protein sequence is MSVFAEYFDDNHRLVRDSVRRFVEREILPHVADWEEAEEFPRELYRKAGEAGILGIGYPEALGGSHEGDLFAKVAASEELMRCGSGGLVAGLGSLDIGLPPLIKWGRPELRERIAPQVLAGEKIMALAVTEPSGGSDVASLKTRAVRDGDHYRVSGSKTFITSGVRADYYTVAVRTGGDGFGGVSLLLVEKGTPGFTVSRKLKKMGWWASDTAELFFDDCRVPVENLIGAENMGFACIMANFQSERLALAIMANMTAQLALDEALAWCREREAFGKPIGKFQVLKHRLAEMATQVEVSREFTYRQAAKMAVGKSVIKEISMAKNFATDIADRVTYDAVQALGGMGYMRESLVERLYRDNRILSIGGGTREIMNEIIAKQMGL, encoded by the coding sequence ATGTCCGTGTTCGCCGAGTACTTCGATGACAACCACCGCCTGGTCCGCGACAGCGTGCGACGCTTCGTCGAGCGGGAAATCCTGCCCCATGTCGCCGACTGGGAAGAGGCCGAGGAGTTTCCCCGCGAGCTGTACCGCAAGGCCGGCGAGGCGGGCATACTTGGCATCGGCTATCCGGAAGCACTCGGCGGCAGCCACGAGGGCGATCTGTTCGCCAAGGTGGCAGCCAGCGAAGAGCTGATGCGCTGCGGCTCCGGCGGACTGGTGGCGGGGCTGGGCTCGCTGGATATCGGCCTGCCACCGCTGATCAAGTGGGGCCGCCCGGAGCTGCGTGAACGCATCGCGCCGCAGGTGCTGGCCGGCGAGAAGATCATGGCGCTGGCGGTCACCGAGCCGTCCGGCGGTTCCGATGTGGCCAGCCTGAAGACCCGCGCCGTGCGCGACGGCGACCACTACCGCGTGAGCGGCAGCAAGACCTTCATCACCAGCGGCGTGCGCGCCGACTACTACACGGTGGCCGTGCGCACCGGCGGCGACGGCTTCGGTGGCGTCAGCCTGCTGCTGGTGGAGAAGGGCACTCCTGGGTTCACCGTGAGCCGCAAGCTGAAGAAGATGGGTTGGTGGGCGTCGGATACCGCCGAGCTGTTCTTCGACGACTGCAGGGTGCCGGTGGAGAACCTCATCGGTGCCGAGAATATGGGCTTCGCCTGCATCATGGCGAACTTCCAGAGCGAGCGCCTGGCCCTGGCGATCATGGCCAACATGACCGCGCAGCTCGCCCTGGACGAAGCGCTGGCGTGGTGCCGCGAGCGTGAGGCGTTCGGCAAGCCGATTGGCAAGTTCCAGGTACTCAAGCACCGGCTGGCCGAGATGGCCACGCAGGTCGAAGTGTCCCGAGAGTTCACCTATCGGCAGGCGGCGAAGATGGCTGTCGGCAAGAGCGTGATCAAGGAAATCTCCATGGCCAAGAACTTCGCCACCGACATCGCCGATCGGGTGACCTACGACGCGGTACAGGCGCTGGGCGGCATGGGCTACATGCGTGAAAGCCTTGTGGAGCGGCTGTACCGCGACAACCGCATCCTCTCCATCGGCGGCGGCACGCGGGAGATCATGAACGAGATCATCGCCAAGCAGATGGGGCTTTGA
- a CDS encoding SDR family NAD(P)-dependent oxidoreductase, whose amino-acid sequence MKNFENKVAAITGAGSGIGRALAIELASRGCHLALADVNAAGLEETRQLLSSTGVRVSIDTVNVADREQVHAWADKAAREHGKVNLVFNNAGVAHAGTVEASDYEEYEWITNINFWGVVYGTKAFLPHLKASGDGHIVNVSSVFGLFSQPGMSAYNATKFAVRGFTESLRQELDMERAGVSASCVHPGGIKTNIAKTARMNDSMVKVTGQNAEQARTQFNDQLLRTTPQKAAQVIIRGVERDSRRILIGPDAHAIDVMLRLLPVWYQKVVTGSMKLAKRFAPKPKRQRSADNLEAK is encoded by the coding sequence ATGAAGAACTTCGAGAACAAGGTCGCCGCCATCACCGGCGCGGGTTCGGGCATCGGTCGCGCCCTGGCCATCGAACTGGCCTCCCGCGGCTGCCACCTGGCCCTGGCGGACGTGAATGCCGCAGGCCTGGAAGAAACCCGCCAGCTGCTCTCCTCCACCGGCGTGCGCGTGTCCATCGACACGGTGAACGTCGCTGACCGCGAGCAGGTGCACGCCTGGGCCGACAAGGCCGCCCGCGAGCACGGCAAGGTCAACCTGGTGTTCAACAACGCCGGCGTCGCCCACGCCGGCACCGTGGAAGCCAGCGACTATGAAGAATACGAGTGGATCACCAACATCAACTTCTGGGGCGTGGTCTACGGCACCAAGGCCTTCCTGCCGCACCTGAAGGCATCCGGTGACGGCCACATCGTCAACGTTTCCAGCGTGTTCGGGCTGTTCTCCCAGCCGGGCATGAGTGCCTACAACGCCACCAAGTTCGCCGTGCGCGGCTTCACCGAGTCGCTGCGCCAGGAGCTGGACATGGAGCGCGCAGGCGTTTCGGCCAGCTGTGTTCACCCCGGTGGCATCAAGACCAATATCGCCAAGACCGCGCGGATGAACGACAGCATGGTCAAGGTCACCGGGCAGAACGCCGAGCAGGCCCGCACCCAGTTCAACGACCAGTTGCTGCGCACTACGCCGCAGAAAGCTGCGCAGGTGATCATTCGCGGCGTAGAGCGTGATTCGCGGCGCATCCTGATCGGCCCGGACGCCCATGCCATCGACGTGATGCTGCGCCTCCTGCCGGTCTGGTACCAGAAGGTGGTCACCGGCAGCATGAAGCTGGCCAAGCGCTTCGCGCCCAAGCCCAAGCGCCAGCGCTCCGCGGATAATCTGGAGGCCAAGTAG
- the hemN gene encoding oxygen-independent coproporphyrinogen III oxidase: MLDNIRWDADLIRRYDLSGPRYTSYPTAVQFHEGVGPFDLLHALRDSQKAQRPLSLYVHVPFCANICYYCACNKVITKDRGRSAPYLARLIHEIEIVSRHLGRQQQVEQLHFGGGTPTFLSPGQLRELMAQLRTHFHFVEGDFGDYGIEIDPREADWSTMGLLRELGFNRASIGVQDFNLEVQQAINRLQSLDETRAIIDAARTLQFRSINIDLIYGLPRQTPDTFAHTVEQVIALQPNRLSVFNYAHLPERFPPQRRILAEDLPSPGQKLEMLQRTTEQLEAAGYRYIGMDHFALPDDELAMAQEDGTLQRNFQGYTTHGHCDLVGLGVSSISQIGDLYCQNSNDIADYQNTLDQGQLATRRGLHCNKDDLIRRAVIQQLICHFQLDFEDIEDLYNIDFRGYFAEIWDDLERFARDGLITLGPRGIDVSASGRLLVRSLCMLFDRYLPMQNLQRFSRVI, from the coding sequence ATGCTCGACAATATTCGCTGGGACGCAGATCTGATACGCCGATACGATCTGTCCGGCCCGCGCTACACCTCCTATCCCACAGCCGTGCAGTTCCACGAAGGAGTCGGACCCTTCGACCTGCTGCACGCGCTGCGCGATAGCCAGAAAGCGCAGCGGCCGCTCTCGCTCTACGTGCACGTCCCGTTCTGCGCGAACATCTGCTACTACTGCGCCTGCAACAAGGTCATCACCAAGGATCGTGGCCGCAGCGCCCCCTACCTCGCCCGTCTCATCCACGAAATCGAGATCGTCAGCCGTCACCTGGGTCGCCAGCAGCAAGTCGAGCAGCTGCATTTCGGCGGAGGTACCCCGACCTTCCTGAGCCCCGGCCAGCTGCGTGAACTGATGGCGCAATTGCGCACCCACTTCCATTTCGTCGAGGGTGATTTCGGCGACTATGGCATCGAGATCGACCCACGCGAGGCCGATTGGTCGACCATGGGCCTGCTCCGCGAACTGGGCTTCAACCGCGCCAGCATTGGCGTGCAGGACTTCAACCTGGAGGTGCAACAGGCCATCAACCGCCTGCAGAGCCTCGACGAGACCCGCGCCATCATCGATGCAGCGCGCACCCTGCAATTCCGCTCGATCAACATCGACCTGATCTACGGCCTGCCCAGACAGACCCCGGACACCTTCGCCCACACCGTCGAGCAGGTCATTGCCCTGCAGCCCAATCGGCTGTCCGTGTTCAACTACGCGCACCTTCCCGAACGTTTCCCGCCACAACGCCGGATCCTGGCCGAAGACCTGCCCTCCCCCGGGCAGAAGCTGGAGATGCTGCAGCGCACCACCGAGCAGCTCGAAGCGGCCGGCTACCGCTATATCGGCATGGACCACTTCGCCCTGCCGGACGACGAACTGGCGATGGCCCAGGAAGACGGCACCCTGCAGCGCAACTTCCAGGGCTACACCACCCACGGTCACTGCGACCTCGTTGGTCTGGGGGTTTCCTCGATCAGCCAGATCGGTGACCTCTACTGCCAGAACAGCAATGACATCGCCGACTACCAGAACACCCTCGACCAGGGCCAACTCGCCACTCGTCGTGGATTGCACTGCAACAAGGACGACCTCATCCGCCGCGCGGTGATCCAGCAACTGATCTGCCATTTCCAGCTGGACTTCGAAGACATCGAGGACCTCTACAACATCGACTTCCGCGGTTACTTCGCGGAAATCTGGGACGATCTCGAGCGCTTCGCCCGCGACGGCCTGATCACCCTCGGCCCGCGCGGCATAGACGTCAGCGCTTCCGGCCGGCTGCTGGTCCGTTCGCTGTGCATGCTGTTCGACCGCTACCTGCCGATGCAAAACCTGCAACGCTTCTCGCGGGTCATCTGA
- a CDS encoding TetR family transcriptional regulator, protein MEIGQEERPAEAAGKRALIDAALRLAASRRSLSSLGLRELAREAGLNPNTFYRHFGDVDDLGLAIIRDIATQLRQPLRDLRREAAERALPRAGAANVPFGLDLERGQRVTRETVRLFFDFVERNPQAFIIGVRELHGPSPVLREALARVMDEFGEDMAEDIRQFHLLPDVEVGELDQLSRLISRQLFQQSLDYLERPPELREEVCALAERQILLLFTGVAVLQTFGMLARL, encoded by the coding sequence ATGGAAATCGGACAGGAAGAACGACCTGCGGAGGCCGCCGGCAAGCGCGCGTTGATCGATGCGGCGCTGCGCCTGGCGGCCAGCCGACGCAGCCTGAGCAGCCTCGGGCTACGGGAGCTGGCGAGGGAAGCGGGCCTGAACCCGAACACCTTCTACCGGCACTTCGGCGACGTGGATGACCTGGGCCTGGCGATCATCCGCGATATCGCCACCCAGCTGCGCCAACCGTTGCGCGACTTGCGCCGCGAGGCAGCCGAGCGCGCCCTGCCGAGGGCGGGCGCGGCCAACGTGCCGTTCGGCCTGGACCTTGAGCGCGGCCAGCGCGTAACCCGGGAGACGGTGCGGCTGTTCTTCGACTTCGTCGAGCGCAACCCGCAGGCCTTCATCATCGGCGTGCGCGAGCTGCACGGGCCGTCGCCGGTGCTGCGCGAAGCGCTGGCGCGGGTGATGGACGAGTTCGGCGAGGACATGGCCGAAGACATCCGCCAGTTCCATCTGCTGCCGGACGTCGAGGTGGGCGAACTGGACCAGTTGTCACGGCTGATCAGCCGGCAGCTGTTCCAGCAGTCGCTGGACTACCTGGAGCGCCCGCCGGAGTTGCGTGAGGAAGTCTGCGCCCTGGCCGAGCGACAAATCCTGTTGCTCTTCACCGGTGTCGCGGTGCTGCAGACCTTCGGCATGCTGGCTAGGCTCTGA
- a CDS encoding cyd operon YbgE family protein: protein MTTTDAALLRHPASRILSLLLAIPLALVLLIHPAAMLDTQGRYSHGLLMLAMLGVSAGFVHGVGFDPRSLPWRWVFGPLCGWALMALGYALLLKAQLGL from the coding sequence GTGACGACGACTGATGCAGCCCTCCTGCGTCACCCCGCCAGCCGCATCTTGTCCCTGCTGCTGGCGATTCCCCTGGCGCTGGTCCTGCTGATCCACCCTGCCGCCATGCTCGACACCCAGGGCCGCTACAGCCATGGCCTACTGATGCTGGCGATGCTCGGGGTCAGCGCCGGCTTCGTCCATGGGGTGGGCTTCGACCCGCGCAGCCTGCCCTGGCGCTGGGTCTTCGGGCCGCTGTGCGGCTGGGCACTGATGGCGCTGGGCTACGCGCTCCTGCTCAAGGCGCAATTGGGCCTGTAG
- the cydX gene encoding cytochrome bd-I oxidase subunit CydX: MWYFTWILGVLLACSFGIINALWLETTQDLDSDDD, from the coding sequence ATGTGGTACTTCACCTGGATACTCGGCGTCCTGCTGGCCTGCAGCTTCGGCATCATCAATGCGCTGTGGCTGGAAACCACCCAGGATCTGGACAGTGACGACGACTGA
- the cydB gene encoding cytochrome d ubiquinol oxidase subunit II: MDYETLKLTWWVLIGVLLIGFALTDGFDMGAMALMPFVAKTDSERRVAINTIAPHWDGNQVWFITAGGALFAAWPMVYATAFSGLYWAMLLVLFALFCRPVGFDYRSKLENQRWRTVWDWALFVGGFVPALVFGVAFGNLFQGLPFTLDEMMRPSYHGSFFALLNPFALLAGVVSLSMLCLHGGAWLMLRTDGELAERSRRAAQLCALVYLLTFIAAGVWVSLGMNGFALLSSIDGNAVLNPLNKEVALSNAGWLANYHAYPATIAAPIVGILGGLLALVAANRGSGGLTFLGSALAIIGTLCTAGFALFPFVFPSSENPAASLTVWDAVSSHKTLGIMFVVACIFVPLILCYTLWGYVKMWGRLTRKHIEANSHGLY; this comes from the coding sequence ATGGACTACGAAACGCTGAAACTGACCTGGTGGGTGCTGATCGGCGTGCTGCTGATCGGCTTCGCCCTCACCGATGGCTTCGACATGGGCGCCATGGCACTGATGCCCTTCGTGGCGAAGACCGACAGCGAACGACGAGTGGCGATCAATACCATCGCCCCGCACTGGGACGGCAACCAGGTCTGGTTCATCACCGCCGGCGGCGCCCTGTTCGCCGCCTGGCCGATGGTCTATGCCACCGCCTTCTCCGGGTTGTATTGGGCAATGCTGCTGGTGCTCTTCGCCCTGTTCTGCCGCCCCGTCGGTTTCGACTACCGCAGCAAACTGGAAAACCAGCGCTGGCGCACAGTCTGGGACTGGGCGCTGTTCGTCGGTGGCTTCGTCCCGGCGCTGGTGTTCGGCGTGGCCTTCGGCAACCTGTTCCAGGGCCTGCCTTTCACCCTCGATGAGATGATGCGGCCGTCCTACCACGGCAGCTTCTTCGCCCTGCTCAACCCCTTTGCCCTGCTCGCCGGGGTGGTCAGCCTGAGCATGCTCTGCCTGCACGGCGGCGCCTGGCTGATGCTGCGCACGGACGGAGAACTGGCTGAGCGCTCCCGGCGGGCCGCGCAATTGTGCGCGCTGGTGTACCTGCTGACCTTCATCGCCGCCGGGGTCTGGGTCAGCCTGGGCATGAACGGCTTCGCCCTGCTCTCGAGCATCGACGGCAATGCGGTGCTGAACCCCTTGAACAAGGAAGTTGCGCTGTCCAATGCCGGCTGGCTGGCTAACTACCACGCCTATCCGGCGACCATCGCCGCTCCCATCGTCGGCATCCTCGGCGGCCTGCTGGCCCTCGTGGCGGCCAACCGCGGCAGCGGCGGGCTGACGTTCCTGGGCAGCGCCCTGGCGATCATCGGTACCCTGTGCACGGCGGGCTTCGCGCTGTTCCCGTTCGTCTTTCCTTCCAGCGAGAACCCGGCGGCGAGCCTCACCGTATGGGACGCGGTTTCCAGCCACAAAACCCTGGGCATCATGTTCGTCGTGGCCTGCATCTTCGTGCCGCTGATCCTCTGCTACACGCTGTGGGGCTACGTGAAGATGTGGGGCCGCCTGACCCGCAAGCACATCGAAGCCAACTCCCACGGTCTCTATTGA